The following are encoded in a window of Gammaproteobacteria bacterium genomic DNA:
- a CDS encoding amino acid aminotransferase: MFQSLKPLPPDAILGIMALFRADTDPRKIDLSVGVYQDDAGRTPILECVKRAERAVLEHQGTKTYVAIAGNAGFNRGIEALLFGGSHPLLASGRVTTLQTPGGSGALCVAAHLIRRAKPDARVHLSDPSWPNHLPLLKLPGLELESYPYYDREAHRIDFDRMTAAVEKIPSGDLLLLHGCCHNPCGADLTREQWDALAEICVRRGIVPFIDLAYQGFAEGIEEDAYGVRRMAERAPELVVVTSCSKNFGLYRERVGAVSVLAESAESAKGVASNAANVARGIYSMPPDHGAAIVDRILHDDALRALWAEELAGMRDRLNGLRRLLAEKLGERETPSDFSFIANERGMFSFLGLRREQVVALRERFHVYMIESSRINVAGINAKNVDYVADAIAAVAREG; the protein is encoded by the coding sequence GTGTTTCAATCGCTGAAGCCCCTTCCGCCCGACGCGATCCTCGGGATCATGGCGCTCTTCCGCGCCGATACCGATCCGCGCAAGATCGACCTTTCGGTCGGCGTATACCAGGACGACGCGGGCCGCACGCCGATCCTCGAATGCGTGAAGCGCGCCGAGCGTGCGGTGCTCGAGCACCAGGGCACGAAGACCTACGTCGCGATTGCGGGCAACGCGGGATTCAATCGCGGGATCGAGGCTCTGCTGTTCGGCGGTAGCCACCCCTTGCTCGCGTCCGGGCGCGTCACGACGCTGCAGACGCCGGGGGGCAGCGGCGCGCTCTGCGTCGCGGCGCACCTTATTCGCCGGGCGAAGCCCGACGCGCGCGTGCATCTCAGCGATCCGTCGTGGCCGAATCACTTGCCGCTCTTGAAGCTTCCCGGGCTCGAGCTCGAGAGCTATCCGTACTACGACCGTGAGGCTCATCGGATCGATTTCGACCGCATGACCGCCGCCGTCGAGAAGATTCCTTCCGGCGACCTCCTGCTGCTGCACGGCTGCTGCCACAATCCCTGCGGCGCCGACCTCACGAGGGAGCAGTGGGACGCGCTCGCGGAGATCTGCGTGCGGCGCGGCATCGTGCCGTTCATCGATCTGGCGTATCAGGGGTTCGCGGAGGGCATCGAGGAGGACGCCTACGGCGTGCGCAGGATGGCCGAGCGGGCGCCGGAGCTCGTCGTCGTGACGAGCTGCTCGAAGAACTTCGGGCTCTACCGCGAGCGCGTGGGCGCCGTCAGCGTCCTGGCTGAAAGCGCCGAGAGCGCGAAGGGCGTGGCGAGCAACGCGGCGAACGTCGCCCGCGGCATCTACTCGATGCCGCCGGATCACGGGGCCGCGATCGTCGATCGGATCCTGCACGACGACGCGTTGCGCGCGTTGTGGGCGGAGGAGCTCGCCGGGATGCGCGATCGGCTGAACGGCCTCCGGCGGCTGCTCGCCGAGAAGCTCGGCGAGCGCGAGACACCGAGCGACTTCTCGTTCATTGCGAACGAGCGGGGGATGTTCTCGTTCCTCGGGCTGCGCCGCGAGCAGGTCGTCGCGCTGCGCGAGCGTTTCCACGTCTACATGATCGAGTCGAGCCGCATCAACGTCGCGGGCATCAACGCGAAGAACGTCGACTACGTCGCCGA